The DNA window TCGCAAACGTGAGCAGCGTGTCCACTTCCCCACTTGCGGACCCACCAGCAGACGATGCAGGGTTCGAAACGCTGTTCGTGTACGTGATTCCGTCCATAAACGAGTACTCGTCCCTCAATGAGTTGTGTGAATCCCTGTACTGTCTCGACGAGGTAGATATAACACTGTGATGATGGTTTTGGGCGGTCTCGccctgctgttgttgttgttgttggcgTTGtaactgctgttgctgctgagaGAGAAGCAACGACTGTTTCTCCGAAAGCAATTCGCTCGAGGCGTATGCGAGGTTCAAGTACGGCTGCAATTGTGCCACTTTCTCCAGCCGTCTCCTCACGTTGAGACACCTGTAGTACAGCGAGTCGTGCATAGTCACCGCCGCATTCATGACAGCACCGGGGGACCCAAGCGGCATCGACCCGAGACTCGTGGCCGTGTTCTTCCTCGAAGGCAGCGTACCGGGACGCATTGTGTACCGTGAAGGTGAATCGTGCGTGTGTGCGTCTGTGTGGCCACCCCAATACCAGCCAGCAACCGATGATCTTCGACGCAAATTTGTTTAAATATCGCTGCAGTTCACGTTTATTGTACGCGTTGTTATATAATCGAGTATGTAACCAATGCCTTAACGGCGGGGCATGCAGTGCCCGCCCCCCTTACGCAGTGTGCCATGCTGCTCTGATCAGAGCTGTTTCTTGGCACCGATGGACCGCTGCGCCTTGTAGACAACTTTATCTGTGACAGTCCCGACGGCGAGGATGCCCCCGATGGTGGTGATCCAGTTCAACAGGAGCGTGGACCACTGTTGCGGCCTTCTCTCGCGGTTGATGATCTTGAGCGGGGAGAACTCGAGGTTGAAGTAGACACCCGGGGTCCCGCCGCGTCCGTGCAGCGTCGTTGGGTGGTCTGCGTCCCGCCCGCCCATGATGGGTCTGTCGTGGTACGTCGCACTGTACTGTGCCGTGTCCAAGGGTTTTGAAGCACCAAGGAACTCGTACCGTGTGGGCACGACATTCGTGTAGTAGTTGAAGATGTAGTAGTGTGGGTTCTCCAAGGATGCGACCGTGTCCTCGAGCGGTGCAGACCGTTGGATCTTTTGCGCGACAATCTCGGACTGCGGGTCCTCGCCGAACCGAAACTCGTTGATGACGTGGTTCAGGTTCATGTGTCGGTTCCGCTCGTACAGGGACACGTCGTGGTAGTGACCCAGCCCTTGTCCGGGCATCCCTGCGGCCAACTGCTGATAAGGTTTCCCGGGGGCAAAATGAAGGTTCCCCTGGATCCTGTTCAGGAGCGCAGTGCCCTTCACATTACAACCTTCATGAAGTTGCTCTTGGATGCGCTTAACGTACCCTTCAGACTCACATTGTTCAATGTTTGCACCGTCAAAGAATGCCCAACCGGCCTCCAAGTACGCATCATGCACGTCATCACACGTCTGGCAGCAGATGCGTTGCTCGGGGGGGAGTTCCGCGTTGTTCTCCTGGTTCTTCGACCCATAACAGGACCCACAGTAGTCCGCGTCCATTTGCAGATCCTTTGCCCCAGCGCGCTTCCCACTAAGCGAGTTCGGTTTGTACGGCTCACTCGCGGACCCGCCGACCATGTTCCCATTGACATCTACGCGCGTTTTCGTAAACTGGTCAAACAGCACGTCCAATTGTACGTTCCCGGACTCATCCATGATGTCTAGCCCTAGCAACGCACAGGGCATCGCTGGGAAAGTGATATCCAGCGTCAGTTTTAGCGGCAACTCGTGGTCCCTATCGATAACGAGCATTGGGTCCGTCGTTACGGCCCGAAACTGTGCCCACTCACGCCACAGCAGCACCACAGCAGACACAACACACAGCAGCGAGATCAGACCACCACCGCTCGTCCGGACCCGCGCCTCCTCCTCCGTCTTCGAGAACGCATCCAACGCCACGAAGTTTCGTCTCTGAACAGCCATTGATCCCCGACCGAAAAGAATGAGAACCAATCCCTGAACCCGAATCACAATCTCTACCTCTATCCTCGCAGCAGAAACGGTCTCTGGACGTTTAGAACCGACTGTGAACAACCACTTCTGCTGTGTGCGTGTCAGTGAGTCGCTTCAACATCGAACAAAATATTCGATATTaaaatttgttcaaagaagaggacgCTTTTACCGTTACtgatgttgctgtttctgctgttgGGAAGGGCTCTGGAGACAGGGTACTGTGGATATCTGAAGGTATGAGCAGTTCTGCGGGCCAGTTGGCGTTGACTGCGGAAGAATTGGCGGGAGAGGTCGAGCAGGCGGTGATCGGGGGGAATCCGCAGGAGGCGTTGCCCGCCGTGCTGGAGCGGACGAAGAGGGCTGCGTTGGGCGACGGcgacggtgacggtgacgaaGAGAAGGTACGCagtgttgctgttgcgcGGGTATTCTGCGATGCGCTCGTGGAGACGCTAAACCACAGCGCGGTGAGCGAGCATGAGAAACCGCTGATTGCATCGCAGTACGTGCGGGCGGTAGTGCAACTCAGGGACACTGTACCAGGGCATGTGCTACTCACGCTGAGTAAGATGTACCCGTTCTTGTTTGACTTCGTCGCAAAGACATCGCAGGAGTCCCTATGGGAGAGTATGTGTGACTGCAAGAGGTGGGCTGTGGGTAGGTGGCGCGACGTCACAGGTACCACAGACTTGTCGCAGGACGGCAACGGAATCGGCGAGAAGCTTGCCCTCGTCAAGTTCTTTGCGCAGGTGACCATCACGCAAACGATACTTGCGCTCGAGAAAGACGACAGGGCGAAGGTGCCCCCGCAGTACCAGATTCATCTGGGCGCTGTCCCCGACGACCACCCGATCATCACAAACAAGCAGAAACTCGAGACAGAGGCAAAACAGTTACTCGACTTGATGCTTTCGTATCTGATCGAGGAGCCCATGATGGTGTCCCCGCTGTTTATGGGGCTGCTGAACTGCCTCGCGTCTGTCATCAAATTCAGACCGCAGACCACCAACAGAGTGTTAAACGGCGTCCTGAAATTTAACGTGGACGCGAAGTTCCAATTGGACGGAGTGTCCGTGCCACACTACAAGCTCGCCAAAAGGTTCGTCGAACGCTGCTACAAGAACTTTGCCAACTTTGGGATCAAAAACAACCTCATCAAACAGTCGACGCAGTACTACAACAAACTTGCGAAGATTGCACAGGTTCTCCATGGGATCGGCGAAGAGACCAAAAGCAAAGGTGTGCTCGCGTTTGACCACGAGAGCGCGCAAAATAAGATCTCCGACGAACAAAGGGCCAGGTGCGTCGAGCAAAGGAGGAAGCTCGCTAAGAGGAGACAGCTACAGAGACAACAGGAGAAAGAGGCAGAGACCAAACAGAGATTGACACGGTTACAAGCGTACACTAGAGCGAAATCGTCGACGGTGTTCCTGAACACCTCGGCAGTTGCATTAAATAGCTCTTACAGTGCTGTATACTCGTTGATGAATAGCGAACATTCGGAGCAAGATCTGTCGCAGTTACCAAGAGACGTGCTAGTCAAACTAACGACAGAGGCAATGTACAGGGCGGATACGAAGAGGCTGATCACGGCTCTATCAGTTGTCGCATCTCGCTACACAcagttgttgaacaaatctAGTGGCAACGATGTGACCGCTGAGGGTGGCAAtaaaaagaggaaaaacgAATCCGCAGATGATGACACGGCAGACACGACAGCTCCTCGGTCCAAAATCATCAAGACGGAACCATCGAGGGACATCTCGGACACGGAGGACGCAGTGGACGACGTGAAGGAAACGGTTCCTTACGACACGCCGATCACGTTTACCCCGAAACCCATGGACGACGAGGCAAAGCTAAAGGTGACAGAAAAGATTATTAGCAAGATCATCAAAGTCCGAGACAGCGAGGATGCACCAGTGCTGGtcttgcagcagcagaagtTAGAGACTGAGAGCCCGCTTGAACAGGTCCGGCTGCTGCATTGGAACAACGCCGAGTCCTGGTACCATATCCTGATTCGACTGGCGACGAGGGGTacccgcagcagcaggccGATAAGCGACAAGATCCGGGCCGAACTGTTGCAGTGGTTGCTGCAGGACTTCAACGGGAAGGCTGCTGTGATGGTTGAGTGGATGAACGAGGAGTGGTTTGCGGATA is part of the Huiozyma naganishii CBS 8797 chromosome 4, complete genome genome and encodes:
- the ERV46 gene encoding retrograde cargo receptor ERV46 (similar to Saccharomyces cerevisiae ERV46 (YAL042W); ancestral locus Anc_7.31), whose translation is MAVQRRNFVALDAFSKTEEEARVRTSGGGLISLLCVVSAVVLLWREWAQFRAVTTDPMLVIDRDHELPLKLTLDITFPAMPCALLGLDIMDESGNVQLDVLFDQFTKTRVDVNGNMVGGSASEPYKPNSLSGKRAGAKDLQMDADYCGSCYGSKNQENNAELPPEQRICCQTCDDVHDAYLEAGWAFFDGANIEQCESEGYVKRIQEQLHEGCNVKGTALLNRIQGNLHFAPGKPYQQLAAGMPGQGLGHYHDVSLYERNRHMNLNHVINEFRFGEDPQSEIVAQKIQRSAPLEDTVASLENPHYYIFNYYTNVVPTRYEFLGASKPLDTAQYSATYHDRPIMGGRDADHPTTLHGRGGTPGVYFNLEFSPLKIINRERRPQQWSTLLLNWITTIGGILAVGTVTDKVVYKAQRSIGAKKQL
- the PTA1 gene encoding RNA-processing protein PTA1 (similar to Saccharomyces cerevisiae PTA1 (YAL043C); ancestral locus Anc_7.28), coding for MSSSAGQLALTAEELAGEVEQAVIGGNPQEALPAVLERTKRAALGDGDGDGDEEKVRSVAVARVFCDALVETLNHSAVSEHEKPLIASQYVRAVVQLRDTVPGHVLLTLSKMYPFLFDFVAKTSQESLWESMCDCKRWAVGRWRDVTGTTDLSQDGNGIGEKLALVKFFAQVTITQTILALEKDDRAKVPPQYQIHLGAVPDDHPIITNKQKLETEAKQLLDLMLSYLIEEPMMVSPLFMGLLNCLASVIKFRPQTTNRVLNGVLKFNVDAKFQLDGVSVPHYKLAKRFVERCYKNFANFGIKNNLIKQSTQYYNKLAKIAQVLHGIGEETKSKGVLAFDHESAQNKISDEQRARCVEQRRKLAKRRQLQRQQEKEAETKQRLTRLQAYTRAKSSTVFLNTSAVALNSSYSAVYSLMNSEHSEQDLSQLPRDVLVKLTTEAMYRADTKRLITALSVVASRYTQLLNKSSGNDVTAEGGNKKRKNESADDDTADTTAPRSKIIKTEPSRDISDTEDAVDDVKETVPYDTPITFTPKPMDDEAKLKVTEKIISKIIKVRDSEDAPVLVLQQQKLETESPLEQVRLLHWNNAESWYHILIRLATRGTRSSRPISDKIRAELLQWLLQDFNGKAAVMVEWMNEEWFADKLFAETEPRYEEWSLRLLDELIPFLENKHRRIFIRLMSELPQLSEKHIERIKPILLDPGRSALGLQTLKFLIMFRNPVKTMIKDLLNQVMEEDATLKEQCRALLEKYYK